One Ochotona princeps isolate mOchPri1 chromosome 7, mOchPri1.hap1, whole genome shotgun sequence genomic window carries:
- the LOC105942315 gene encoding ceramide synthase 5-like — MATCLSTNSNSGCSTSDQLPANVSRKADGPSALASIPTGEKQNKFLALGFRLAQFCGCGCWHSYLYQPLSNGLYYYYVMELAFYWSLMFSQFIDIKRKDFLLMFVHHLATIGLFTFSYINNMVRVGTLVMCLHDASDFLMEPAKLANYAKYQWLCDTLFVIFGAVFVVTRLAIYPVWILNTTLFESWEMFGPYPSWWLFNGLLLVLQVLHIVWSYLIARIAFKAFIRGKVSKDDHSDVESSSEEEDVTTRTKGPCGSSSSNGANCVSSHMGGSHWAEE, encoded by the coding sequence ATGGCAACCTGCCTGAGCACCAATTCAAATtcgggctgttccacttctgaccagcttcctgctaatgtgtcaagGAAagcagatggcccgagtgctttgGCCTCCATACCCACAGGAGAGAagcagaacaagttcctggctcttggcttcagactggctcagttctgtggGTGTGGGTGCTGGCATAGCTATCTATATCAGCCTCTTTCAAATGGACTTTACTACTATTATGTCATGGAATTGGCCTTCTATTGGTCTCTTATGTTCTCTCAATTTATAGACATTAAAAGAAAGGACTTCCTGCTTATGTTTGTGCATCATCTGGCCACTATTGGGCTTTTCACCTTCTCCTATATCAACAACATGGTCCGGGTGGGAACTCTGGTCATGTGTCTGCATGATGCCTCAGACTTCTTGATGGAGCCAGCTAAGCTGGCAAATTATGCCAAGTATCAGTGGCTGTGTGACACCCTCTTCGTGATCTTTGGTGCTGTTTTTGTGGTCACTCGTCTAGCAATCTATCCAGTCTGGATTCTGAACACGACCCTCTTTGAGAGTTGGGAGATGTTCGGGCCCTATCCTTCCTGGTGGCTCTTCAATGGCCTTCTCCTGGTCCTACAGGTTCTGCATATCGTCTGGTCCTACCTAATTGCACGAATTGCTTTCAAAGCCTTTATCCGAGGAAAGGTGTCCAAGGATGACCACAGTGACGTGGAGAGCAGCTCCGAAGAGGAGGACGTGACCACACGCACAAAGGGCCCCTGTGGCAGCAGCTCCAGCAACGGGGCCAACTGTGTGAGCAGTCACATGGGAGGCAGCCACTGGGCTGAAGAGTAA